A genomic window from Accipiter gentilis chromosome 1, bAccGen1.1, whole genome shotgun sequence includes:
- the LOC126039405 gene encoding uncharacterized protein LOC126039405 isoform X1: MQLCSQGCSVAPHQNGRLCAWTSVGLLPGSESVNVFLLLEGGMERVPVKSQGGQKLGGTLSGFGGTAAVLKDLACLEQRTGKNDSFFCKKAVHKDRCVAVLFSKNTQLGTYRFDGALAVLKLEKMYVDLWVCHLRVSRKVSSSESKVANESKKKGEKKKKYSCLKDAKALVACVNSCTENDAKILFPLLSHTVFTNLHKQKGSFGFLPSFVLMVFFFSQLDVSWHRFVVVALSSAVKVRDRWKDSVVACKYKVRLRCVSAFFQSFIHQTSKMQSSSSSSARAVAVVVDPHEFSHFCPSDCLPVPLGAGERVSGRVGLRCRLALNQDTR; the protein is encoded by the exons ATGCAGCTGTGCTCGCAGGGATGCTCggtggctcctcatcaaaacGGCAGGCTGTGTGCGTGGACGTCCGTAGGGTTGCTCCCTGGGTCCGAGAGCgttaacgtatttttgctgttggaaggtggaatggagcgtgtgcctgttaaatctcagggcggtcaaaagctaggagggaccctgagcgggtttggtggcacagctgcagttttaaaagatcttgcctGTTTGGAGCAACGGACTGGAAAAAATGACtcctttttttgcaaaaaggcagttcacaaggacagatgtgtcgctgtgctctttagcaaaaatactcaacttgggacgtataggtttgatggagccttggctgtactaaagcttgagaaaatgtacGTAGATCTCTGGGTGTGTCACCTGCgtgtatctaggaaagtgagttctagtgaaagtaaagttgccaacgagtcaaaaaagaaaggagaaaaaaaaaaaaagtacagttgtctgaaagatgcaaaagctctagtggcctGTGTCAACAGCTGTACCGAAAATgacgcaaaaatactttttcctctgctCAGTCATACTGTCTTTACAAACCTTCACAaacaaaaaggcagctttggcttcctacccagctttgtgctaatggtttttttcttctctcagctggatgtcagctggcaccgATTCGTcgtggttgccctttcttctgccgtgAAGGTACGAGACAGATGGAAAGATTCCGtagtggcctgcaagtacaaggtacGCCTACGATGTGTGTCTGCGTTTTTCCAAAG ctttattcaccaaacaagcaagatgcaaagcagcagcagcagcagcgcaagggctgtagctgttgtggtggatcc ccacgagttttctcacttttgcccttccgattgtctccccgtcccgctgggggcgggggagcgagtgagcggtcgcgtgggccttcgttgccggctggcgttaaaccaggacacgaggtga
- the LOC126039405 gene encoding uncharacterized protein LOC126039405 isoform X2 has translation MQLCSQGCSVAPHQNGRLCAWTSVGLLPGSESVNVFLLLEGGMERVPVKSQGGQKLGGTLSGFGGTAAVLKDLACLEQRTGKNDSFFCKKAVHKDRCVAVLFSKNTQLGTYRFDGALAVLKLEKMYVDLWVCHLRVSRKVSSSESKVANESKKKGEKKKKYSCLKDAKALVACVNSCTENDAKILFPLLSHTVFTNLHKQKGSFGFLPSFVLMVFFFSQLDVSWHRFVVVALSSAVKVRDRWKDSVVACKYKLYSPNKQDAKQQQQQRKGCSCCGGSVSVDCDCVRPRPAASQGCLPAAVL, from the exons ATGCAGCTGTGCTCGCAGGGATGCTCggtggctcctcatcaaaacGGCAGGCTGTGTGCGTGGACGTCCGTAGGGTTGCTCCCTGGGTCCGAGAGCgttaacgtatttttgctgttggaaggtggaatggagcgtgtgcctgttaaatctcagggcggtcaaaagctaggagggaccctgagcgggtttggtggcacagctgcagttttaaaagatcttgcctGTTTGGAGCAACGGACTGGAAAAAATGACtcctttttttgcaaaaaggcagttcacaaggacagatgtgtcgctgtgctctttagcaaaaatactcaacttgggacgtataggtttgatggagccttggctgtactaaagcttgagaaaatgtacGTAGATCTCTGGGTGTGTCACCTGCgtgtatctaggaaagtgagttctagtgaaagtaaagttgccaacgagtcaaaaaagaaaggagaaaaaaaaaaaaagtacagttgtctgaaagatgcaaaagctctagtggcctGTGTCAACAGCTGTACCGAAAATgacgcaaaaatactttttcctctgctCAGTCATACTGTCTTTACAAACCTTCACAaacaaaaaggcagctttggcttcctacccagctttgtgctaatggtttttttcttctctcagctggatgtcagctggcaccgATTCGTcgtggttgccctttcttctgccgtgAAGGTACGAGACAGATGGAAAGATTCCGtagtggcctgcaagtacaag ctttattcaccaaacaagcaagatgcaaagcagcagcagcagcagcgcaagggctgtagctgttgtggtggatccgTAAGTGTAGATTGTGATTGTGTACGACCTCGTCCCGCAGCCTCCCAGGGTtgtctccctgcagcagtgctgtaa
- the MRPS16 gene encoding 28S ribosomal protein S16, mitochondrial, with protein MVQLGSRLLKSYRGGHVVIRFALGGCANRPFFRIVAAHSRRARDGKYLEQLGCLDPLPNAHGERVAGLNLERLRHWLGCGAQLSRPAEKLLGLAGFLPLHPMTVTGAERLRRRRAQEAAADGSPGPGEAP; from the exons ATGGTGCAGCTGG GCAGCCGCCTCCTGAAGAGCTACCGCGGCGGGCACGTCGTGATCCGGTTCGCTCTCGGAGGCTGCGCCAACCGGCCCTTCTTCCGCATCGTGGCAGCCCACAGCCGGCGCGCCCGCGACGGGAAGTACCTGGAGCAGCTGGGCTGCCTCGACCCGCTGCCCAACGCCCACGGCGAGAGGGTGGCGGGGCTCAACCTGGAGCGGCTGCGCCACTGGCTGGGCTGCGGCGCGCAGCTCTCCCGGCCCGCGGAGAAGCTCCTGG GTCTGGCGGGGTTCCTGCCGCTCCACCCCATGACGGTGACCGGCGCCGAGAggctgcggcggcggcgagcgCAGGAGGCCGCCGCGGACGGCTCGCCCGGGCCTGGTGAGGCACCCTGA